In Providencia alcalifaciens, the sequence AAAGTCATAATTTAACCCTTATAAAGGTTAATGGAATTGTATCATATTAAAAAATATGAATATAAATATCTTATTAGATGATCTCTCTAGTAAACCTGAGGTTTCCCTTGCTTTCTACGTGTAAAAGGCATGTTTGCAAGACTCTCTATTACGCATTAGCCTGTTTATTTCATATGTAGCTAATGATCATTTATATTTTTTTATTTTAATTATTATAATTAACTCTAAGGTTTGTTATTAATTATTTATTTGCGTTTTATTTTAATATTATTTAATTTTTTATTAAAGATAATAAAAAGGGATAAATAAAACTTATCCCTTTGTTTGATAATTTAAATGAGCAATTAACCTTTTAGTTCTCTAGCGCATTGTTGTAAATGCTGGAAAGAAGTAAATCGAGTTTGATGATGTAATTTAAACTGCTCATTAGGTTGATACGTTAAATCAATATTCGCGAATTGTGCCATCGCTTGTGCCACATTCTCACAAACTCCTCCCGCGACAGCTCCTAAGATTGCAGAGCCCAATAATACAGGTTCATCCGCTTGAGTTGAAATCACAGGAACACCACAGGTGTCGGCTAGAAGTTGGCGAATAAGCGGGTGCTGGCCGGCGCCACCACTGATAGCGATATTTTGGATAACAGCGCCTGATTGTGCTTGAGCATCAATGATTTGTCGTAATCCATAGCCAATACTGCAAACGCCAGCGGTATAGAAGGCAAGTAAGTTATCAAAGCTGTTATCCATGGTTAAGCCTGCAATGATGGCTTTCGCGTGGGGATCAGCGAAGGGGGCTCTATTGCCTAAAAATTCAGGAACAATATGAATACCTTTAGCTAATTCAACTGCTTGAGATGGTGTGCCTGATTTTTCTAATACTTTATCCGCCAGCATAACGGGTAATGATTTGCCTTGCTCTTTCGCCATGACTTTGGCTTGTGCGGCCATCGGGTGTAACGAAAGTAGTTGGTCAATTGCCGCACCAGCAGCACTTTGTCCCCCTTCGTTGAGCCACATCCCCGGTACCATTGCAGAATAATAAGGACCCCAAACGCCAGGGATAAACACGGGTTCTTGGGTGGTGGTCATCGTGCAGGAAGACGTACCGAAAACATACGCCATATTTGCAGTAGCATCACCATTCACCCCAACTGTACCAATTCCACCAGCATGAGCATCAATCATCCCTGCGGCAACAGGCGTCCCAACTAACAGTCCCATTTGTTCAGCAGCTTGGGCGGTTAAGCCGCTTCCGTTTGGTGTGCCAGGCTCGACAATTTCCTGACCAATGCGAGCAAAATTTTCGTCTGCTAATTCAGCGAGACCAATTTGGCGAAAATAGTCAGCATCCCAGCGTTTTTCATGGGCTAAGTAAGTCCACTTGCAGGTTACTGTGCATGTAGAACGCGCTAAAGAACCCGTTGATTTCCACGTTAGGAAATCTGCCAAATCAAAAAATTGCCACGCATTATCATAAGTTTGGCGGCGATTTTCTTTCAGCCAAAGAATTTTTGGGGTTTCCATTTCAGGGGAAATTTTACCCCCAACATAATTCAATACTGGGTGTTTTAGGCTATTGATGCGCTCAGCTTGTTCTGTGGCGCGGTGATCCATCCAAACAATAATATTGCGTTCAGGATCTTCACTCGGGCTGACAGAAATAGGTTGCTGGTTTTCGTCTAAAACAACCAGAGAGCAGGTCGCATCAAAACCAATTCCTGCGACGCGCTTTGCATCAATATTGGCATCTGTCATTGCATGTTTCACACAATAACAAACGGCATTCCAAATTTCGTTACTTGATTGCTCTGCGAAGTTGGCACCATCACGGTAGAGCGTAATATCGTGTTTAGCTGACGCAAGCATGTTGCCATGCAGATCAAAAATACCTGCACGCGCGCTGCCTGTGCCGACATCAATACCAATGACGACGTCGTCATTTTTACTTTGCGTAGGGCTGTTCATGTGTCCTCCCACAATCTTTATATTTATCGGTAAAAACTAGAGGTCAACGCTGTTTGGCAGGATCACAAGATCACGGATAGTGATATTTCTTGGTCGAGTTAGCATAAATAGAACCGCTTCAGCGACTTCGATAGGTTGCATTAAGCTGCCATTGGCTAATGCTTCTTCCATTTTTTCTTTTGGCCAGTCATCCAGTAATGCAGTGACAACAGGGCCCGGTAATACAGCACCAACGCGAACACCGTGTTGAGATACTTGGCGGCGAGTTGAATGGACAAACGCTTGAACTGCAAATTTAGACGCTGTGTAAA encodes:
- a CDS encoding FGGY-family carbohydrate kinase, which translates into the protein MNSPTQSKNDDVVIGIDVGTGSARAGIFDLHGNMLASAKHDITLYRDGANFAEQSSNEIWNAVCYCVKHAMTDANIDAKRVAGIGFDATCSLVVLDENQQPISVSPSEDPERNIIVWMDHRATEQAERINSLKHPVLNYVGGKISPEMETPKILWLKENRRQTYDNAWQFFDLADFLTWKSTGSLARSTCTVTCKWTYLAHEKRWDADYFRQIGLAELADENFARIGQEIVEPGTPNGSGLTAQAAEQMGLLVGTPVAAGMIDAHAGGIGTVGVNGDATANMAYVFGTSSCTMTTTQEPVFIPGVWGPYYSAMVPGMWLNEGGQSAAGAAIDQLLSLHPMAAQAKVMAKEQGKSLPVMLADKVLEKSGTPSQAVELAKGIHIVPEFLGNRAPFADPHAKAIIAGLTMDNSFDNLLAFYTAGVCSIGYGLRQIIDAQAQSGAVIQNIAISGGAGQHPLIRQLLADTCGVPVISTQADEPVLLGSAILGAVAGGVCENVAQAMAQFANIDLTYQPNEQFKLHHQTRFTSFQHLQQCARELKG